The Tachyglossus aculeatus isolate mTacAcu1 chromosome 7, mTacAcu1.pri, whole genome shotgun sequence genome includes a region encoding these proteins:
- the LAX1 gene encoding LOW QUALITY PROTEIN: lymphocyte transmembrane adapter 1 (The sequence of the model RefSeq protein was modified relative to this genomic sequence to represent the inferred CDS: inserted 2 bases in 1 codon) — MMRCSPIKFWAITSPXTEDRLDTEQLPVSQLLPSSAEPSAMKSTPPTSQRVTPNLSLGTVTLTSENKDGGGTVSPLRFKDQTSILYSIVAGLLAFLLVIAVLCILWIWNRRKKRGKPVSLRPGLRVGDGDLSVTLTTPSELTEQVPYLRVTVLPMVSLTRSRHRAKNVYGLLPRRIERRGLPPPRNNRVFSTESLISGNSESRVSDHMLPGRGRPLHLHRAWIHHGGGEVGVYDNIPAPNDYENTLPIIVDDNDDVNSQASAESMSLSSGDSRDYVNVPAAGDGDEIPAGTSSSSPPNQPGSPESRCVSRQVGESEGNRGDVEDYVNSWWSLRLKDPDRHEDGNGSSETSEDYVNVPGPAGEGDGQGRKLQDLGGFEDALEDPQLRTEEGSVSQDSDSVDYVNVPTLEGSEDPQAEAEEVQWQESEDYVNVPPEGDTKHVPDAKDLPVEQESNLPGPRTVFEFASLASFLVLALLMAGSSGGKMVMSALSKMPRHLVLR; from the exons ATGATGCGGTGCAGCCCTATCAAGTTTTGGGCTATCACGTCTCC TACAGAGGACAGACTGGACACAGAACAGCTGCCGGTGAGTCAGCTCCTTCCATCATCAGCTGAGCCCTCGGCGATGAAGAGCACTCCACCCACAAGCCAAAGGGTAACTCCGAACCTCAGCCTTGGCACAGTGACTCTCACCAGCGAGAACAAAGATGG TGGGGGAACTGTTTCTCCTCTCAGGTTTAAAGACCAGACCAGCATCCTGTATTCAATAGTTGCTGGGTTGCTGGCCTTCCTCCTGGTCATTGCTGTTCTTTGCATCCTGTGGATCTGGAACAGGCGGAAAAAAC GAGGGAAACCGGTTAGTCTCCGTCCCGGTCTCAGGGTTGGGGACGGCGATCTCTCCGTGACGCTCACCACACCCTCCGAACTTACAGAGCAAGTGCCCTACCTTCGCGTCACCGTCCTCCCCATGGTGTCCTTGACCCGGTCCAGACACCGAGCGAAGAACGTCTACGGGCTCCTTCCCCGGAGGATTGAGAGAAGGG GCCTCCCCCCGCCACGGAATAACCGTGTTTTCAGCACCGAGAGCCTTATTTCTGGAAATTCAGAAAGTCGGGTCTCTGACCACATG CTCCCAGGACGGGGCAGGCCTCTCCACCTCCACAGAGCCTGGATCCACCATGGAGGAGGCGAGGTCGGCGTCTACGATAACATCCCCGCCCCAAACGACTATGAAAACACCCTCCCCATCATCGTTGATGACAACGACGATGTCAACAGCCAGGCCTCGGCGGAGAGCATGAGCCTCTCCTCGGGGGACTCGAGAGATTACGTTAATGTCCCAGCTGCGGGAGATGGAGATGAGATCCCAGCTGGGACGAGCTCCTCGTCCCCGCCAAATCAGCCCGGCTCTCCAGAATCCCGTTGCGTGAGTCGACAGGTAGGGGAGAGCGAAGGGAACCGTGGAGATGTCGAAGATTATGTCAATAGTTGGTGGTCTCTGAGGCTGAAAGATCCTGACCGACACGAGGACGGGAATGGATCTTCTGAGACCTCCGAGGACTACGTCAATGTGCCGGGCCCCGCAGGTGAGGGGGACGGCCAGGGGAGGAAGTTACAGGATTTGGGGGGCTTTGAGGATGCTCTTGAGGACCCCCAGCTACGGACAGAGGAAGGATCAGTGTCCCAAGATTCAGACAGCGTGGATTACGTGAATGTCCCCACCCTGGAGGGCAGTGAAGACCCTCAGGCGGAGGCTGAAGAGGTGCAATGGCAGGAGTCTGAGGATTATGTGAACGTGCCACCTGAGGGTGACACTAAACATGTGCCTGATGCCAAGGACTTGCCTGTTGAGCAGGAGTCCAATTTACCAGGCCCGAGGACAGT TTTTGAGTTTGCCAGCCTAGCTTCTTTCCTGGTACTCGCTCTGCTAATGGCCGGCAGTTCTGGAGGTAAGATGGTTATGTCCGCTCTCTCCAAAATGCCCCGCCACTTGGTGCTGAGGTga